Proteins encoded together in one Terriglobus saanensis SP1PR4 window:
- a CDS encoding RNA polymerase sigma factor, which produces MDATERVLALPLLIGRKPAALERIDASPLFVLTDEELLERLRNRNEEALLILFRRYNRLAFSIGCRILRDEGEAEDLVQEVFLRLHSRENTFDPSKGSARTWLVQMMYRRAFDRRAYLYRRHFYSGIDVHEYANALAGVRNLEKDVIERLTAQQLRTAFSELSEKQRETMELFFFEGLTLAEIAERSGGDVKNTRHHYYRGLERLRQLGRAMLLNEKSGR; this is translated from the coding sequence ATGGATGCAACAGAACGGGTACTCGCTCTTCCTCTTTTAATAGGGCGAAAGCCCGCTGCGCTTGAGAGGATCGACGCCTCTCCGTTGTTCGTCTTGACGGACGAAGAACTTCTTGAGCGCCTCCGGAATCGGAACGAAGAAGCACTCCTGATCCTGTTCCGCCGTTACAACCGGCTAGCCTTTTCAATTGGTTGCCGCATCCTTCGGGATGAAGGCGAAGCGGAGGATCTGGTTCAGGAAGTTTTTCTTCGCCTTCACAGCAGGGAGAACACCTTCGACCCGTCAAAAGGTTCAGCGAGAACCTGGCTTGTGCAGATGATGTACCGCCGCGCCTTTGATCGCCGTGCCTATTTATACCGTAGGCATTTCTACAGTGGTATAGACGTTCACGAGTACGCGAATGCTCTAGCTGGAGTGCGTAACTTAGAAAAAGACGTGATCGAGCGCCTGACAGCCCAACAACTGCGAACAGCTTTTAGCGAACTGAGCGAGAAGCAGCGAGAGACGATGGAGCTGTTTTTCTTCGAAGGGTTGACACTGGCTGAGATCGCTGAACGATCAGGGGGCGATGTGAAGAACACTCGCCATCATTACTACCGCGGACTGGAGCGGCTACGACAGTTAGGCCGTGCCATGCTCCTGAATGAGAAGAGTGGCCGATGA
- a CDS encoding TonB-dependent receptor encodes MKICRSLLILSLLACSASAFGQSTSASITGLVDDPSKAVIAGVSIMAINTQTGVKARTTTNHTGQYVLSGLNPGSYRVEVDRQGFKGIIEAGLILHVQDVVQLNFHMAIGSAAESVTVNASALQMNTTDATVGTVVDRKFAENIPLNGRSFQDLISMTPGVVTQSPQSTSVVGTGGDFSVDGQRTQSNYYTVDGVAANISSGNGGGVSSAAVGGTLGGSTALGTTQTLISVDALQEFRVQSSTYSAAYGRSPGGQFSLVTRSGTNSFHGVAFDYLRNNFFDANDWFNGHYGKPTPALRQNDFGGTLGGPVWIPRVYNGQDRSFFFVSYEGLRLTQPTAATIQYVPDLYMRQQATATMQPILNAFPLPNGLDYGTLASPSLAQFIAPFSLPSKIDSTSIRLDHTFGSKLALFFRFSDTPSSTDSRPYFARATTTGNATTYTLGASSQFSNRFTNEFRLGYARSDSKQLGVLDNFGGATPIDLASAMGAGSYQQVNPVVILSIAAIGSPILYPYKTNTLQRQWNAVDTVSILSRQHSLKFGVDFRHIKSVLAPPNVETYAVFTSSQQILSGAPAAPYVFRFLPATPLFNQTALFAQDEWRVHPRLNLSLGLRWELNPPPTEEHGDAAYTLLGNINIPSSLSLAPQGTPLWKTSWYNFAPRLGAAWTAHNQPGMQTVVRFGGGVFFDSANEIATQGYDGVGFRAQQLYSGALLPFTPSQLNLPVTANAPYTSATVTAFPTHLQLPYTLQWNVSLQQALGSKQSITVSYVAADGRRLTVLQQKSLTALNPNFGQVFYFNTGVTSNYQALQLQFQRSVVRGVQALGSYTWAHALDYGSNSTALPLQRGNADYDVRSNFQGGVSWELPTLSKHKLIGAFLNGWGLDGRLNVRTAFPVTLGGSLLTDPTSGTQYSGGLNIVRGQAIYLYGSQYPGGKSINKAAFSLPATGASGNASRNFVRGFGASQFNLAARRDIHLHDAVVLQFRAETFNLFNHPNFGYIDPTYTDATFGQATKMLNSSLGTVASQYQQGGSRSMQFALKLLF; translated from the coding sequence ATGAAGATCTGCAGGTCTCTGCTCATTCTCTCCCTACTCGCGTGTTCTGCCTCCGCGTTTGGGCAGTCGACAAGTGCATCCATTACCGGCCTCGTAGACGATCCCTCCAAAGCTGTTATCGCCGGTGTCTCCATTATGGCGATCAATACTCAGACTGGAGTCAAGGCAAGAACCACAACGAATCATACTGGCCAGTATGTTCTCTCTGGTTTGAACCCCGGCTCATACAGGGTTGAAGTCGATAGGCAGGGCTTCAAGGGAATTATTGAGGCTGGTCTGATCCTACACGTGCAGGATGTGGTCCAGCTTAACTTTCATATGGCGATCGGCTCTGCAGCGGAATCGGTTACAGTCAATGCATCCGCTCTCCAAATGAACACGACCGACGCAACGGTCGGCACCGTTGTTGATCGAAAGTTCGCCGAAAATATTCCCTTGAACGGGAGGAGTTTTCAGGACCTCATTTCGATGACTCCAGGAGTTGTAACCCAGAGCCCACAGAGCACGTCGGTAGTGGGAACGGGGGGTGATTTCAGCGTGGATGGCCAGCGCACGCAATCCAATTACTACACCGTCGATGGGGTTGCAGCCAACATCAGTTCGGGTAATGGCGGTGGTGTCAGCAGCGCTGCTGTCGGCGGGACTTTGGGCGGTTCGACTGCCCTGGGGACAACGCAGACCCTGATTTCAGTTGATGCGCTTCAGGAATTTCGGGTCCAAAGTTCGACCTACTCGGCTGCGTATGGGAGATCCCCTGGCGGACAGTTTTCCCTGGTCACTCGGTCCGGCACGAATAGCTTTCACGGAGTGGCTTTCGACTACCTCCGTAATAACTTTTTCGACGCCAATGACTGGTTCAATGGCCACTATGGTAAGCCGACGCCGGCTCTTCGACAGAATGATTTTGGCGGCACGCTGGGCGGACCAGTCTGGATTCCGCGTGTTTACAACGGCCAGGACCGCAGCTTCTTTTTCGTTTCGTACGAGGGATTGCGTCTCACGCAGCCGACGGCTGCGACGATTCAATATGTGCCCGACTTATATATGAGGCAGCAGGCTACAGCGACCATGCAGCCCATTTTGAATGCCTTTCCGTTGCCGAACGGACTGGACTATGGAACGCTCGCTAGCCCTAGTCTGGCACAATTCATCGCCCCATTTTCTCTTCCCAGCAAAATCGACTCTACAAGCATCCGCCTCGATCATACGTTTGGATCGAAACTGGCACTCTTCTTCCGATTTAGCGACACCCCGAGCTCGACTGATTCCAGACCTTACTTCGCACGAGCAACTACAACAGGGAATGCCACTACCTACACACTTGGCGCAAGCAGTCAGTTCTCCAATCGGTTTACGAATGAGTTCAGGCTCGGCTATGCACGATCGGACTCAAAGCAACTCGGCGTTCTCGATAACTTTGGAGGAGCAACTCCCATCGACTTAGCTTCTGCAATGGGCGCAGGCTCCTACCAGCAAGTGAACCCCGTCGTCATCCTGTCTATCGCCGCCATTGGCTCGCCGATTCTTTACCCTTATAAAACGAACACCCTGCAACGACAATGGAACGCTGTCGATACGGTCAGTATCTTAAGCCGCCAGCATTCGTTGAAATTTGGCGTCGACTTCCGTCACATTAAGTCGGTGCTCGCTCCTCCAAACGTGGAAACCTATGCTGTTTTCACATCGTCTCAACAAATTCTGAGTGGCGCGCCAGCCGCGCCCTACGTTTTCCGCTTCCTGCCCGCGACGCCTCTCTTCAATCAGACCGCTCTCTTCGCGCAAGACGAATGGCGTGTGCATCCAAGGCTCAACCTTTCGCTGGGGCTACGCTGGGAATTGAATCCACCTCCGACGGAAGAGCACGGAGACGCCGCCTATACCCTTCTTGGCAACATCAATATTCCTTCCTCCCTCTCCCTCGCCCCACAAGGTACGCCACTCTGGAAAACCTCCTGGTATAACTTCGCTCCACGGCTTGGAGCGGCGTGGACCGCGCACAATCAACCGGGAATGCAAACGGTCGTTCGATTTGGCGGCGGTGTCTTCTTTGATTCCGCGAATGAGATTGCCACTCAGGGATACGATGGCGTCGGTTTTCGGGCACAGCAACTATATTCCGGCGCACTCCTTCCCTTTACCCCAAGTCAACTCAATCTTCCTGTAACGGCCAACGCTCCCTACACGAGCGCTACGGTCACGGCGTTCCCCACGCATCTGCAACTCCCATACACCTTGCAATGGAATGTCAGTCTCCAACAAGCGCTCGGTTCGAAGCAATCCATCACTGTCTCGTATGTGGCTGCGGATGGAAGGCGCCTCACGGTTCTTCAGCAGAAATCTCTGACGGCATTGAATCCCAACTTTGGACAAGTTTTCTACTTCAATACCGGCGTCACTTCAAACTATCAGGCGCTTCAACTGCAGTTCCAGCGTTCTGTCGTAAGGGGTGTCCAGGCACTTGGCTCCTATACGTGGGCGCACGCATTGGACTATGGTTCGAATTCGACCGCTCTTCCGCTGCAAAGAGGGAATGCCGACTACGACGTGCGAAGCAACTTTCAGGGCGGAGTCAGTTGGGAATTACCTACCCTCTCCAAGCACAAACTCATTGGTGCATTTTTGAACGGTTGGGGGCTGGATGGACGCCTTAATGTGCGTACCGCTTTTCCCGTCACCCTCGGCGGCAGCCTTCTCACCGATCCCACGTCCGGTACTCAATATTCCGGGGGCTTGAATATCGTCCGGGGCCAAGCTATCTATCTGTACGGATCGCAATACCCCGGCGGTAAGTCAATCAATAAGGCTGCTTTCAGCCTGCCCGCCACAGGAGCTTCCGGAAATGCGTCGCGCAATTTTGTGCGCGGGTTCGGAGCATCGCAGTTCAATCTGGCCGCGCGACGAGACATCCATTTGCATGATGCGGTCGTTCTGCAGTTTCGAGCGGAGACATTCAATCTCTTCAACCATCCAAACTTCGGATACATTGACCCGACGTATACCGATGCAACGTTCGGGCAGGCAACCAAGATGTTGAATTCAAGTCTCGGCACTGTCGCCTCGCAGTATCAGCAGGGAGGCTCCCGTTCCATGCAGTTTGCGCTCAAGCTCCTCTTTTGA
- a CDS encoding prolyl oligopeptidase family serine peptidase: MYTKHCKTGYVGAFVACILASVHATLPAQGRKFAVTDSIEMQRFTDPYPDLSRNVTKFSPDGKSFFVVTTRGLVDKNLLQSTIWLFDVKAEQAFLAGDARSPAPAPTVLVTRSGANDSEQQDLQAAILSPRWSADGRSLLFLGRNGDATWRLYRLDLKNKRLQQLSTDNQNVITYQEKGQIVAYAVSVPWQAIPFPRVVVGTGQSLHSLMFPDKRPSYPNQNELWLYAHGNVHPVMDPLSQETVRLNTHYGDTILSVDPDGRYAIVAMAVSAVPEAWTNYEPGSTTGRIMVWPPERLKQAYGTDIPESFLLVDLKTGRTSRLLDAPLGRDANWVGPTKILWSKDGEHVLLCNVFLPIIGIPDQERTGRKQQPTVVRFDLHDHTWTRVAGYTHSSFSDSKKWQVQDVHWGRSTDEVSVTYTELGPPAESFHFIDGRWALTEDSSRSPGANEAPVFPLSVTLKESLVSAPAVYASISGSTDTRLLWNPNPQFGEIAFGEAAIYNWKDRYGRDVKGVLIKPPHFDPKQRYPLVIEPRAYSQNLFIVDGTYPTAVAAQAMAADGLMILQAGEPGLPPKDAFREGTSAALAGYEAVIAKLASEGLIDPRRVGIIGFSRTCDNVMYALTQDPKLFAAATIANGYTYGPMGYFDNVDGSLYNGAMAQWAQHYGGNPFDDGQAAYLKENAIFNLRKVAAPLRVETHDPSIMLSDWESYAGLRSLGKPVDLIFMPYATHVVTMPVDVMESQQGDVDWFRFWLQGHEDSDPAKKPQYERWEHLRDLRDRASKSTSR; encoded by the coding sequence ATGTATACAAAGCACTGTAAGACTGGGTATGTGGGGGCGTTTGTCGCTTGTATCTTGGCAAGCGTTCATGCAACGCTCCCGGCCCAAGGCAGGAAGTTCGCCGTTACAGATTCAATCGAGATGCAGCGCTTCACGGATCCTTATCCGGACCTTTCTCGAAATGTCACTAAGTTTTCTCCGGATGGGAAGTCATTCTTCGTCGTTACAACGCGGGGGCTGGTAGACAAGAATCTCTTGCAATCTACGATCTGGCTCTTCGATGTGAAGGCGGAGCAAGCTTTTCTCGCCGGCGATGCACGTTCTCCGGCTCCTGCGCCAACGGTGTTGGTCACTCGTTCGGGAGCCAATGATAGTGAACAGCAGGATCTTCAAGCCGCGATTCTTTCGCCGCGGTGGTCCGCTGATGGTCGGAGTCTGCTATTTTTAGGTCGCAATGGCGACGCGACATGGCGTCTCTACCGCTTGGATCTGAAAAATAAGAGATTGCAACAACTCTCTACGGATAATCAAAATGTAATCACATATCAGGAAAAAGGGCAGATTGTTGCGTATGCCGTGTCGGTGCCGTGGCAAGCTATACCGTTCCCGCGTGTGGTGGTTGGGACCGGACAGAGCTTACACAGCCTCATGTTTCCGGACAAGCGTCCGTCTTATCCCAACCAGAATGAACTGTGGTTGTATGCGCACGGAAACGTCCATCCCGTCATGGATCCTTTATCGCAAGAGACTGTCCGTTTGAATACGCACTATGGCGATACGATTTTGTCAGTGGATCCCGATGGGCGCTATGCAATCGTCGCAATGGCCGTTTCAGCGGTTCCCGAAGCATGGACAAACTATGAACCAGGGTCTACCACTGGAAGAATTATGGTTTGGCCTCCCGAAAGATTGAAACAAGCCTATGGCACCGATATTCCAGAGAGCTTCTTGCTCGTGGATCTCAAAACCGGGAGAACTTCTAGGCTTCTTGATGCGCCGCTCGGGAGAGACGCCAATTGGGTTGGACCGACAAAGATACTTTGGTCGAAGGATGGAGAACACGTTCTATTGTGCAATGTGTTCCTGCCGATAATAGGGATTCCGGATCAAGAGAGAACAGGGCGTAAGCAGCAGCCGACAGTTGTTCGCTTCGATCTACACGATCACACGTGGACTCGGGTCGCAGGATATACACATTCCAGCTTTTCTGACTCAAAAAAATGGCAAGTGCAGGACGTCCATTGGGGAAGATCGACGGATGAGGTGAGTGTCACTTACACAGAACTGGGGCCACCTGCTGAAAGCTTCCATTTCATAGATGGCAGATGGGCCTTGACGGAAGACTCCAGCCGAAGCCCGGGCGCGAACGAAGCTCCTGTCTTTCCGCTCTCCGTAACTCTAAAAGAGAGCCTGGTAAGCGCCCCAGCCGTGTACGCTTCTATCTCTGGCTCTACAGACACCAGGCTCCTATGGAATCCGAACCCCCAATTTGGCGAGATAGCCTTTGGCGAAGCGGCAATCTACAACTGGAAAGACCGGTACGGTCGAGATGTTAAGGGAGTCCTGATTAAGCCACCCCACTTTGACCCGAAGCAGAGATATCCTTTGGTAATCGAGCCTCGGGCGTACTCTCAAAACCTGTTTATTGTGGACGGGACCTACCCAACGGCCGTTGCGGCTCAGGCCATGGCGGCAGACGGTCTAATGATCTTGCAGGCCGGCGAACCAGGGCTACCCCCAAAGGACGCGTTTAGAGAGGGAACTTCCGCAGCATTGGCGGGATATGAGGCTGTAATTGCTAAATTGGCATCCGAAGGCCTCATCGATCCGCGCCGTGTCGGGATCATTGGATTTAGCAGAACCTGTGACAATGTTATGTATGCCCTAACGCAAGATCCAAAGTTATTTGCAGCGGCAACAATTGCAAACGGCTATACCTATGGGCCTATGGGCTATTTCGACAACGTCGATGGGTCACTTTACAACGGCGCCATGGCACAGTGGGCTCAGCACTATGGTGGAAATCCATTTGACGATGGTCAAGCGGCTTATCTGAAGGAGAATGCGATCTTCAATTTGCGGAAGGTGGCTGCGCCGCTTCGAGTAGAAACGCACGATCCGTCGATCATGCTCTCCGACTGGGAGTCTTATGCGGGGCTTCGATCCCTGGGCAAACCCGTTGATTTGATTTTCATGCCCTACGCCACGCATGTCGTGACCATGCCGGTGGACGTAATGGAGTCACAACAAGGGGATGTCGATTGGTTTCGTTTTTGGCTTCAGGGCCATGAAGATTCCGACCCCGCAAAAAAGCCGCAGTATGAACGTTGGGAGCATCTACGTGATCTGCGAGACCGCGCCTCTAAGTCGACTTCACGGTGA
- a CDS encoding prolyl oligopeptidase family serine peptidase, which produces MRLVSRLSFVFWSMAVLVGNLVASPKATHGQERRAIVPSDCVTVRHFLEKDFHPSIQLDPTGKKVAYLVHSPNLQTDQNDVMLDIVPVAGSQVEVRHLMVGAGMSGLRWIDNGDAIAILAKQEDRISVVEVTLATGKTTVLAKAVTDIAEFSISDDGRTLVFALDREAVQTASKPTNYEEARGYRIPFEKQNVSRYRKRELFVTRKTGSGWTIPKRLAVQMPWMNNSIESLPYLIDLRLNLSPDGKSLAFTFMSDLGGMSSAWKASPMAQIIDSSVGVIQLTAVMDLNTSVSTLPLESPWEYSLPFWSSDSKSFVIMAQAPVGSEWEKEDVKHNRKYPDNVHQYQVTPSNGKIALVRSVVHGSIEIPLSWSPDGDLLIRTADDMLSRMRYVNDEWKEVGRAGFPAALSFRNGPIAGNAEVVVGDYENPSTPPGLFVFRLADQVLEQKISLNPQFDHLTLAPIREVQWDTSTGYHVSGLLFIPPQYDPHTAYPLVIHSYASAANFFCDSGTNHEPSFAPQPLANAGIMYLIRTYTTGSKKAEESAYFPTGYPGQLAEPAFNADLWDRAVEKFASQGLIDPKRVGIIGFSHSGWLTQFALTHGRTKYAAATLADNLEYSLGEYWLIHSEGSLKSADAMFGGAPYGDTLKNWLEYSISFNIPKIHTPLLMEAMGYGKHYEDKGNPPVNLAARFELFTGLSHLHKPVELYYYPLEFHQPDDPLARLGSLERNLDWYTFWLKDYERPNAEDADQYKRWEHLRALRDADSKTIVGEAK; this is translated from the coding sequence ATGAGACTAGTAAGTAGGCTCTCCTTCGTCTTTTGGAGTATGGCTGTCCTCGTTGGCAACTTGGTCGCTTCACCGAAGGCCACGCATGGCCAGGAGCGAAGAGCAATTGTGCCCTCTGATTGCGTGACGGTCCGGCATTTTCTGGAGAAGGATTTTCATCCGTCGATTCAACTCGATCCGACAGGCAAAAAAGTTGCTTACTTGGTTCATTCACCCAACCTGCAGACCGACCAGAACGACGTGATGCTCGACATCGTCCCAGTTGCGGGTAGCCAGGTAGAAGTGCGGCATCTCATGGTGGGCGCGGGAATGTCCGGACTCCGTTGGATCGACAATGGGGATGCAATCGCGATCCTCGCAAAACAGGAAGATCGTATCTCCGTCGTGGAAGTCACTCTCGCGACAGGCAAAACTACAGTCTTAGCGAAAGCCGTTACAGATATAGCCGAATTCAGCATTTCGGACGATGGTCGCACCCTGGTATTTGCCCTAGATCGGGAAGCTGTGCAGACGGCCTCGAAGCCTACTAACTACGAAGAGGCGCGTGGATACCGTATCCCGTTTGAAAAACAAAACGTGTCCCGCTACCGGAAAAGAGAGCTCTTTGTTACGCGCAAGACCGGTTCTGGATGGACGATCCCAAAACGGTTGGCAGTCCAGATGCCCTGGATGAATAACTCGATCGAGTCGTTACCGTATCTAATCGATCTTCGCTTGAATCTATCGCCGGATGGTAAGTCGCTGGCTTTTACGTTCATGAGTGATCTAGGCGGAATGTCTTCAGCATGGAAGGCGAGCCCGATGGCTCAGATCATCGATTCGAGCGTTGGGGTTATTCAACTCACCGCGGTCATGGATCTCAATACAAGCGTCTCGACGCTGCCTCTTGAGAGCCCGTGGGAGTACAGCCTCCCCTTTTGGTCTTCAGATAGCAAATCGTTCGTCATCATGGCTCAAGCCCCCGTAGGATCTGAATGGGAAAAGGAAGACGTAAAGCACAACCGGAAGTATCCCGACAATGTGCATCAATACCAAGTGACGCCGTCAAACGGCAAGATTGCTCTCGTGCGATCCGTCGTTCACGGGTCAATCGAAATACCCCTTTCGTGGTCTCCTGACGGCGATCTTCTGATCCGCACTGCAGACGACATGCTGTCTCGTATGCGGTACGTGAATGACGAATGGAAGGAGGTGGGACGTGCGGGCTTTCCAGCTGCGCTGAGCTTTCGCAACGGACCGATCGCCGGCAATGCCGAAGTCGTGGTTGGAGACTATGAAAACCCATCGACCCCGCCTGGACTATTCGTATTTCGCCTCGCGGATCAAGTCTTGGAGCAGAAGATCAGTCTCAACCCACAGTTCGATCACCTGACCCTGGCGCCGATTCGTGAAGTGCAGTGGGATACATCTACGGGATATCACGTTTCGGGCTTATTATTCATACCACCCCAGTATGACCCCCATACGGCATATCCCCTTGTAATCCACTCCTATGCGTCAGCCGCCAACTTTTTCTGTGACAGCGGCACGAATCACGAGCCCTCCTTTGCGCCCCAACCACTGGCGAATGCCGGGATCATGTACTTGATTCGAACCTACACGACGGGCTCAAAAAAAGCGGAAGAGTCAGCGTACTTTCCGACGGGCTATCCGGGACAACTGGCAGAACCAGCTTTCAACGCTGATCTGTGGGATAGGGCAGTAGAAAAATTCGCCAGCCAGGGTTTGATCGACCCAAAGAGAGTCGGCATCATTGGTTTCAGCCACTCAGGCTGGCTTACCCAATTCGCACTCACGCATGGCCGCACGAAATATGCTGCTGCAACGCTGGCAGACAACCTAGAGTACAGTCTGGGTGAGTACTGGCTGATTCACTCAGAGGGCTCCTTGAAGAGCGCGGACGCCATGTTTGGCGGCGCGCCCTACGGCGATACATTGAAGAACTGGCTTGAGTACTCCATCTCGTTCAACATACCGAAAATTCACACACCTCTTCTGATGGAAGCGATGGGCTATGGAAAGCACTACGAAGACAAAGGAAATCCCCCGGTAAACCTCGCGGCTAGATTCGAACTCTTTACTGGGCTCAGCCACCTGCATAAACCAGTAGAGTTGTACTACTATCCGCTCGAATTTCACCAACCGGATGACCCGCTTGCGCGTCTAGGGTCACTCGAAAGGAACCTGGACTGGTATACCTTCTGGCTAAAGGATTACGAACGTCCGAATGCCGAAGACGCGGATCAGTACAAGCGCTGGGAACATCTGCGTGCACTTCGAGATGCTGACTCTAAGACTATCGTTGGGGAAGCAAAATAG
- a CDS encoding anti-sigma factor, which yields MSSSTPYRYDCSEKYAELCAISTTGELSTEELADLNAHLAGCSQCAELLEEYTSLAHIGMAKLAPESESSGENLGSAREKAGEQRLIKAIHAMQPASLPDGASGISSRHWTGSSFAAFLTAVAAVLLICVGGAFEVGRKSAITPPRSIPIAAALPPIAIQNAEEVVLREKLSTAEKTLNEITSRSAQAEKQITDLSRLKTSLLAQVDDLSKKNESASTSLLATTQQRDELQQQLGDVSKSLERVRQDLDQARQDRQGALLRVASLENDVSRLNGTLAVTNKAASNSEQFLAQDRDVRELMGARQLYIADVFDVQQDGQRSKPFGRVFYTKGKSLMFYAFDLSSQPGYHEANAFQAWGKPDSNSSKPISLGIFYLDSQSNRRWVLKSDNPDVLAQINAVFVTVEPKGGSAKPTGKPFLEAYLHTLAPNHP from the coding sequence ATGAGTAGCAGCACGCCATACCGGTACGATTGCAGCGAGAAGTATGCGGAATTATGCGCTATTTCAACCACGGGGGAACTGAGCACAGAGGAGCTTGCGGACCTGAATGCACACCTGGCGGGATGTAGCCAATGCGCGGAGTTACTGGAGGAATACACCAGTCTGGCGCATATCGGGATGGCAAAGCTGGCGCCTGAATCCGAATCGAGCGGCGAGAACCTCGGCTCGGCGCGGGAGAAAGCGGGAGAGCAGCGACTTATAAAGGCCATTCATGCAATGCAACCCGCAAGCCTGCCTGATGGTGCCTCGGGAATCTCTTCCAGACATTGGACCGGGAGCTCTTTCGCAGCCTTCCTGACGGCTGTTGCTGCCGTATTGCTGATTTGTGTGGGAGGTGCGTTTGAGGTTGGACGCAAGAGCGCGATAACTCCACCCCGGTCCATTCCGATCGCTGCCGCGCTGCCGCCAATAGCTATTCAGAATGCCGAAGAAGTTGTTCTGCGAGAGAAACTGTCAACTGCAGAGAAAACACTCAATGAAATCACGTCACGATCTGCTCAAGCGGAGAAACAAATAACAGATCTATCGCGTCTTAAGACGTCGCTTCTTGCGCAGGTAGATGATCTTTCCAAAAAGAATGAGTCTGCGTCAACATCTCTGCTCGCCACGACACAGCAGCGTGATGAGCTACAGCAGCAATTGGGAGATGTCTCGAAATCATTGGAGCGGGTTAGGCAAGATTTGGACCAGGCAAGGCAGGACCGCCAGGGCGCGTTGCTTCGCGTTGCCAGCCTTGAGAACGATGTCAGTCGGTTAAATGGAACACTTGCCGTCACGAACAAAGCGGCCTCGAACAGCGAACAGTTCCTCGCGCAGGACCGAGACGTGCGCGAGCTAATGGGTGCGCGCCAACTTTATATCGCCGACGTCTTCGATGTGCAGCAAGACGGTCAAAGGAGTAAGCCTTTCGGACGCGTCTTTTATACGAAGGGCAAATCGCTCATGTTTTATGCCTTTGACCTGTCAAGCCAGCCTGGCTATCACGAAGCGAACGCTTTTCAGGCCTGGGGCAAACCCGACAGCAATTCGAGCAAGCCCATCAGTCTCGGCATCTTCTATCTGGATAGCCAGAGCAATCGCCGATGGGTGCTAAAGTCCGACAACCCAGATGTGCTCGCTCAAATCAATGCGGTCTTTGTGACCGTTGAACCGAAGGGGGGAAGCGCCAAGCCCACTGGAAAGCCTTTCCTCGAAGCGTACCTTCATACGCTTGCCCCTAACCATCCGTAG